Part of the Mastacembelus armatus chromosome 6, fMasArm1.2, whole genome shotgun sequence genome, AGTTTGCTGAGTTCCAGGGACGCCCATGGCTCCAGCTGTGGCAGCAGTACCCATGGCTCCTCCAGAAGGCCCAAATCCAGCTGATGGTCCAGTCCCAGACCCCAAAGTTGCTCCACTTTCCCCTGCTCCAGGTCCAAAGCCAGCACTGACTCTAGCCCCAGCCAGAGGCCCAGCACCAGGGCCTCTAGCACCTGGCCCTGAACCACCTCCAGCACCAGTTCCAGCCCCAGCCACCCCAACTCCTGGTCTAAACTCAGCCCCTCCAGCTCCCCCACCAGACCCAGCTCCACCACTAGCCCCTGGTGCAACTCCAGCCCCAACACCGCCAGTTCCACCCTGCCCTCCTGCCCGAACCAGGGCCATCTCTTCAGGCAGCATAACGTCTCCGACCCCCAGGGCTTCATCCTTGTACTTGCGGACGTACTGCTGCATTTGCTTGACCTCAGCAGGGCTCAGATCATGGCACTTGGACGGGTCCTGGTCATGCTCGGGCAGCTGGCGAGCCATCTGCTGCCGTCGGTACGCAGCTCCCTCTGTACCGGCCACTGGACGCTTCTCTGGTGGGAGCAGCTCGATATAACGCACTGCCTGGAAGTCGAAACAGACGAAACAGTTTAGTTCAGACGCAGACGATGAGAGGAGCACAGAGGGGGAGGGCAAAACATGGCTCCCACTGATACAGTACTAGACTAAACAATGATACATGCTGGAGGTTTTAAGCAGTGACAACTTCCCATCACCTTGTTTTGTCAGACCAAGACTCCAAAACTAACACAGTCAGTGGCATCAGACAGTAAAAAGCCATAAATCACCTCAGTTAAGTGATGTGTTTTAGCTTTTTAGATTGTGGAAATAATTAATCAATGACTAAAAGTAGCTATGGGCTTTGACGGTCACTCTAGTACGAGTTTAAGCACTTACCAGATACTTATTGGCTACGGGTGGTGCCCACTCATACGTGACAGACTTCTTTGGCACATCTTTGGGGACAGGCACCACAGTGGCCGATGTGGCGCTGGCAGTGATCGGCACTTTGTTCGCATTAAAAGGGGGGGCAGTGGCCGGTACAGGCTGAGGATGAGCCTGAGGCTGAGCGCTGCTCTGTGCTGAACCCGCAGAGGCCGCAGCAGGCTGTACGGACCCAGCTGTGGCCGGGGGGGGGGTGACCGTGGAGGAGGCGCTGGGTGGTATTACGGAAGCGGTGGTAGGGCTGGGCAGAGTGATGGTCACCATGTTGCCCTGGTAGCTGGGGATGCCGTCAGTCTTCAGCTTGGCGATGAGGCCTGTGTATTTAGTGTCCTCAAACAGCTTCCCCACCTTCTTGTTCTCCTCCGAGTTCATGGACACATTGTGTTCTGTGAGGCCACATTTGCAGTTCCGGCAGATCTTTCTGCAGACAAGGACAGGAAAACATTTAGGACTCACATTGTTCTAGTCTCAACACCTTTTAAATCAGAAAGAgggaaatattatatatataattattattatatattaacatCACATTATGATTTATTGATGGTACATGTCATAAAGACGATGCAAAAGAGTGTGAGAACTGATTTAAGGAAACTTATTACATGTCATGTTGCTTTGGAAATATATTTCATTGCTTTCCTTCTGAAacgtttcattttaaaacaatcagCTGTAACAACACTAACAACTATCTGCTCTGTTCTCATGTCTCAACACAACTTGCTTCATATTTGCAGAATAACTACGACATGATTTATGACAGATATGCTTGAGCATGCCCACAGACTCAAAGCATGATGGGAATAGCAAGCTCTGGAATACCTGTTTAATATGTACAGCAGTGATAACAGCCTTTACACTCTGTAAAAGGTTTTGGGTTAAGCTGCTCCAGGAAAGGCACTTTCCTATTTCTGAAGTATGGATCACCTGAAAACTAATCAAGTCTCACCTCAAAATCCTTACTTTTTATTCCTAACTGCTAGAGTTAGGAAAAGCTTTGGTGGAAATCGATGCATTTAGAGCCAAGTACTGTAGATCCCTACAGGTCCAGCAGGCCACAGTACGTAAGGCTGCTGTCTGTAACAACACAACATTCCTGGCGTGTTGTGGAGACATAGTTTGGAGGGAAAGGTGGCACGGTggggcagtggttagcactgtggcctcacagcaagaaggttgtggcaatggatggatgggtggatggttTGGAGGGCCAGTCTCAGCCTCCAGTTACCGTTATTTTGTTGGATTAGGGCGAGAAGCGCCGCTGGAAGCTCCAGCTCCCACTAGCAGCACTAATCAGATCTGAAGTCATGACTGCTCTGATATTTTCACCATTGGCATCACCTTTGTTCCCACTAAGCCAAAGGGACATGACCACGGAGAGGAGCTGTGCTCAGGAACAGCATTAGGCCGTGACCCCCGCTGCTATTACACTATTTTCAATTAAACACAGAGGAAAGTGATGTTATTGACCAACCTGGGTCCATGAACACACATTTCTTCTTTGATTATTAAGAATAATAAGACTAAGAATAAGAAGGCAGCTCCCCAGTAGAACCAGTGATTTTACTGTTAGTAAAATATCTTCACCTCAGGCCTCAGTGCTTTGTTAGAGTCTCTCTTTAAATAACCAGTGAAACAATATTTTCCCTGTCAGTTTTACtatacaaacctccagaaatGCAGTTCGAAGCCTTCGCACTTGTCCTTGCATTTCAGACATGCCGCTCCAGCACCAAACTCGTGGCCGAGGGTCATCTGTAAACAGAGCACAAGGCAGAGATTACAAGTGCTATCAGAGTTTATTTTGATTGCTTAGCCAGTGAAAGGAAATGCTGAGCTTCCTTAGGGATGTACCGCACGGCTGGGGGGAAGAATACGATTAAACCGTGATACTAAACTTTGCAGGATGAATTCAGATTTTTAAGGGCTTTGACTTTGGTGGAATTTGAGCGAAATGTTCTCATGCTGTGCAACAGAGTTCAAGAACAGACTGGGAACTCTGCAGGACTCAAGGGACCAGCCCAGACTCTTTGATAAGGATTCCCAGAAGCAATTACTCTGTAACTCTGTAAGATGAAACTGGCTCAGAAGTAAAAGTGATGGTATTTACGAGGAACTAGACCGGCATCACCAAGAGTCAAACATCTGAGGCAGGAAGGAAGAACAAACAGCAGCGTCATTCTCACGTCATCCTCTCAGTGAAGAAACACTTTTAAAACCATTATcatgtcacattttctttttgcctgGTGGTAGCAGGATCATGCTGTGGGGGAGACTGTTCAGACTTTAGGGAGGGGTGAAAACCTGCTCTAAAGGGCACATGCAGCTCACATG contains:
- the tes gene encoding testin gives rise to the protein MEIEKEVKKMTLGHEFGAGAACLKCKDKCEGFELHFWRKICRNCKCGLTEHNVSMNSEENKKVGKLFEDTKYTGLIAKLKTDGIPSYQGNMVTITLPSPTTASVIPPSASSTVTPPPATAGSVQPAAASAGSAQSSAQPQAHPQPVPATAPPFNANKVPITASATSATVVPVPKDVPKKSVTYEWAPPVANKYLAVRYIELLPPEKRPVAGTEGAAYRRQQMARQLPEHDQDPSKCHDLSPAEVKQMQQYVRKYKDEALGVGDVMLPEEMALVRAGGQGGTGGVGAGVAPGASGGAGSGGGAGGAEFRPGVGVAGAGTGAGGGSGPGARGPGAGPLAGARVSAGFGPGAGESGATLGSGTGPSAGFGPSGGAMGTAATAGAMGVPGTQQTGTPQQNFSCHHCQQPMRVGEPAIYAERAGYDKMWHPACFVCCTCNELLVDMIYFCKKGKMYCGRHYGDSEKPRCAGCDELIFSNEYTQAEGQNWHLKHFCCFDCDCILAGETYVMENEKPICKPCYMKNYAAKCSACQNVVDPEAQRVSYGEYHWHAEPQCFKCSGCSKCLIGQRFMAVQGFLFCSVECKKKTMA